In the Wyeomyia smithii strain HCP4-BCI-WySm-NY-G18 chromosome 2, ASM2978416v1, whole genome shotgun sequence genome, one interval contains:
- the LOC129723092 gene encoding uncharacterized protein LOC129723092 — translation MGLPDLPEQFDEEETLSIGEGNAIIMDFASDDSEYESGEDNGFIGYQPLSLHDNNETTINENESDTDETNVAVNVSNVYQSNPDFLNLEVWNAPRPSELSIDLDCAKANQIVNVMAGFELPNSAVPPWAIGIPEDKWKQELLQRIRQRQHTVEEDIQNSNP, via the exons ATGGGACTTCCGGATTTGCCGGAGCAATTCGACGAAGAAGAAACATTAAGTATCGGAGAAGGTAATGCTATTATCATGGATTTCGCAAGTGATGATAGTGAGTACGAGTCTGGGGAGGATAACGGATTTATAGGATATCAACCACTTAGTCTACATGACAACAATGAAACTACTATAAATGAAAACGAATCAGACACGGATGAAACAAATGTTGCTGTAAACGTATCAAATGTCTACCAGTCTAATCCAGATTTTTTGAATTTGGAAGTATGGAATGCACCAAGGCCGTCTGAATTGAGTATTGATCTTGACTGTGCAAAGGCAAACCAG attgtaaaCGTGATGGCTGGGTTTGAGTTACCCAACTCAGCAGTTCCTCCATGGGCTATAGGAATTCCTGAGGACAAATGGAAACAAGAGTTATTACAGCGAATTCGACAACGGCAACATACTGTTGAGGAAGATATCCAAAATTCCAATCCCTAA
- the LOC129724786 gene encoding box C/D snoRNA protein 1 yields the protein METSESEDNLDILQSPPRLGLCEVCNAVPAKYTCPKCEIKSCCLKCINIHKKELNCDGVRDRTKYIPLKKMTKMDMMSDYYFLEEATRFVDDRKRDKIKRYTRYNKSLPSCLFRMRCAARDRGTTLKFLLQNFTRNQRNTSQLNFKTGIIHWRVEWCFPNAEGLVFIDERCDENEKLCALLRKYLDEGHSDNIPSKNKLEYYQSRGLNHLRVLLKAEGVKRCKNRYFELKPNLSLKDNLKGKTIVEYPVMYVIFKDTREGFDIIESDDDVESETKSYQNYLDQQYGQRPQSCKRTHQQQQEQESKLLQGIDRLEINRKRDERRKKKQDAEHEPLNLLFSDERLWNQYSSDSDGMVTEEETDANEDNTILSPKRIKINTQ from the exons ATGGAAACCAGCGAAAGTGAGGACAATCTTGATATTCTGCAATCTCCGCCAAG GCTTGGATTATGCGAAGTGTGTAACGCGGTGCCGGCAAAGTACACCTGCCCAAAATGCGAAATCAAAAGCTGCTGTTTGAAATGCATCAACATCCATAAGAAGGAACTCAATTGTGATGGAGTTCGCGACAGAACCAAGTACATCCCACTTAAAAAGATGACCAAAATGGATATGATGAGCGATTACTATTTCCTGGAAGAAGCAACCCGATTTGTAGATGATCGAAAGCGTGATAAAATCAAGCGATATACACGTTACAATAAAAGTCTACCGTCATGCTTGTTTCGAATGCGCTGCGCCGCGCGGGATCGTGGCACAACTCTgaaatttttgttgcaaaatTTTACCAGAAATCAACGCAATACGAGTCAgctcaattttaaaaccggtaTTATACACTGGCGTGTCGAATGGTGTTTTCCTAACGCTGAAGGATTAGTGTTCATCGATGAAAGATgtgatgaaaatgaaaaactttGCGCTCTGCTTAGAAAATATCTTGATGAGGGACATTCGGATAATATACCGAGTAAGAACAAACTTGAATATTACCAGTCACGCGGATTGAACCATTTACGAGTACTTCTGAAAGCAGAAGGAGTCAAACGATGCAAGAACCGATATTTCGAATTGAAACCAAATTTATCACTTAAAGATAACCTGAAAGGCAAAACAATTGTCGAGTATCCAGTGATGTACGTTATTTTTAAGGATACTAGAGAAGGATTTgatataatcgaatccgacGATGATGTTGAATCCGAAACAAAATCCTATCAAAACTATTTGGATCAACAGTACGGTCAACGACCGCAGTCATGCAAACGTACGCACCAGCAGCAGCAAGAGCAGGAATCAAAACTATTGCAGGGCATCGACAGACTGGAAATAAACAGAAAGCGCGATGAGCGACGAAAGAAAAAACAGGACGCCGAGCATGAACCACTGAATTTACTTTTCAGTGACGAGCGTCTGTGGAACCAGTACTCGTCAGATTCGGATGGCATGGTCACAGAAGAAGAAACTGATGCAAATGAGGATAACACAATTCTCTCGCCGAaaagaattaaaataaatacGCAATAA
- the LOC129724788 gene encoding vesicle-trafficking protein SEC22b yields MALMTMIARVVDGLPLVGTMQEDEQSGRSVLEYQNQAKMLFRKLGPNSPTRCSIETGPYLFHYLIENDVCYLVLCDKMFSKRIAFSYLEDIAQEFHNNYGRKVNSVTRPYAFIEFDIYIQKARKSLTDRRRNINTINTQLQDVQRIMVQNIDDVLQRGTVLSELDTKTQNLSMLSQKYKKDATYLNRKSLYVKGAVAGIIIIVFILYFWVI; encoded by the exons ATGGCGTTAATGACGATGATAGCTCGAGTTGTAGATGGTCTTCCACTAGTGGGAACTATGCAAGAGGATGAGCaa TCCGGAAGGAGTGTGCTTGAATATCAGAATCAGGCAAAAATGCTTTTCCGAAAGCTAGGACCGAATTCTCCGACACGCTGCAGCATAGAAACAGGGCCTTATCTCTTTCA CTATCTAATTGAGAACGATGTTTGCTATCTGGTACTCTGCGATAAGATGTTTTCCAAACGTATCGCATTCAGTTATCTGGAAGACATTGCTCAGGAGTTTCACAACAATTACGGAAGAAAAGTTAATTCCGTAACACGACCGTACGCTTTCATAGAGTTTGACATTTACATACAGAAGGCCAGAAAGTCGTTGACAGACAGGCGACGAAACATCAACACGATAAACACGCAGTTGCAGGATGTGCAGCGAATAATG GTCCAAAATATCGATGATGTTTTGCAACGTGGGACGGTTTTGTCAGAGCTGGATACTAAGACGCAAAATTTATCTATGCTTTCGCAGAAGTATAAGAAAGATGCCACATATTTAAATCGTAAATCACTGTACGTTAAAGGAGCAGTGGCGggtattattataattgttttcattttatatttttgggtTATTTAA